One segment of Stomatobaculum sp. F0698 DNA contains the following:
- a CDS encoding M64 family metallopeptidase: MNQAEQAILNGEPRLVYGQPELNDKDALILTFFGDGFTESEQELFFAEAKRMAKYMMATPPWDEYADAVKIYAIGVCSNESGVRADHARTQAEADADTRDSAFRASFWTSGMQRLVEIAEEDMERVRRIYREKLPATDYAIVMVNSEVYGGSGGEISIVSRNDESLEMLLHELGHTIGILSDEYFAGNSYAGEYVNMSAESDPKKVRWSRFIGKNGIGVYEYDNGGDGWFKPHQNCKMRYLGRQFPFCEVCKEALRDQFSAHSNVTKLFWQQYADTLREGEGELNLRQYVIVRRGGKKETGEELGDRLKLSYFDEAGKALTAAPTAAGSYRLRAELIGDAVYGDAVLETSFEIEPPDLIDLEVENKVCDGKPIAVKAVLHDAPPAELRYSYSGTMPYAAEITHLYEDTLPPVLPGRYTVTVTAHEKGSGKLLSRKSKEFEISLHTSCIADHNTLEYPGAQPYYNNQTIVFTGEGYSANELDKFEADARRFVDYFRSLPLYKEADQYFNYYTVQAVSEGTHIGKEPSNTYYHVSRSDEGKLVQTEAGTRAAMYMANNGVTSFYKAAVVLVNGVYDVVGTTVTNKRFIVYAPVDEKGMRFAAMELLNYLAGKPEGVRAVTAEEKAVQRTEFLSALYRQWEEYDYAPILSRAYEEEFKATGEPVDLSAHFHTYVHGKEVKVPYRIRYYEDKNGERGAELTGAPKEPGTYRAFAELVLDEGKDTCEAELDGEKFSLPLARYETQFTIRA; encoded by the coding sequence ATGAATCAAGCTGAGCAGGCAATTCTGAACGGAGAACCGCGTCTGGTTTACGGGCAGCCGGAGCTGAACGATAAGGACGCGCTGATTCTCACCTTTTTTGGCGATGGATTTACAGAGAGTGAACAGGAACTTTTCTTTGCCGAGGCAAAGCGCATGGCAAAGTACATGATGGCTACGCCCCCGTGGGACGAGTATGCCGATGCGGTGAAAATTTACGCGATCGGTGTGTGCTCGAATGAGAGCGGTGTGCGCGCGGACCATGCGCGAACCCAGGCGGAGGCGGATGCGGATACGCGCGACAGCGCCTTCCGCGCGTCTTTCTGGACTTCGGGCATGCAGCGCCTGGTCGAGATTGCAGAAGAGGACATGGAGCGGGTGCGTCGCATTTACCGCGAGAAATTGCCGGCAACGGACTACGCGATTGTCATGGTGAACTCCGAGGTATACGGCGGTTCGGGCGGCGAAATCAGCATTGTCTCGCGAAACGACGAGTCGCTTGAGATGTTGCTCCACGAGCTCGGTCATACGATCGGCATACTCTCGGACGAGTATTTTGCCGGCAACAGCTACGCGGGCGAATATGTGAATATGTCGGCGGAGTCGGACCCGAAGAAGGTGCGCTGGAGCCGCTTCATCGGCAAAAACGGCATCGGCGTCTACGAATACGACAACGGCGGCGACGGCTGGTTTAAGCCGCACCAGAACTGCAAGATGCGCTATCTCGGACGGCAGTTCCCCTTTTGCGAGGTCTGCAAGGAGGCGCTGCGCGACCAGTTCTCCGCACACTCGAATGTGACCAAGCTTTTCTGGCAGCAGTACGCGGACACGCTGCGCGAGGGAGAGGGCGAACTGAATCTCAGACAATATGTCATTGTCCGGAGAGGCGGAAAGAAGGAGACCGGAGAAGAACTCGGCGACCGCTTAAAGCTCAGCTACTTTGACGAGGCCGGAAAGGCCCTCACGGCGGCACCGACCGCGGCGGGAAGCTACCGCCTCCGCGCGGAACTGATCGGCGATGCGGTCTACGGCGATGCCGTGCTCGAGACGAGCTTTGAAATCGAGCCGCCGGACCTCATTGATCTCGAGGTGGAGAATAAGGTCTGCGACGGCAAGCCGATCGCGGTGAAGGCCGTGCTGCACGATGCGCCACCTGCGGAGCTCCGCTATTCCTACAGCGGCACCATGCCCTATGCGGCGGAAATTACCCACCTCTACGAGGACACGCTTCCGCCGGTGCTCCCGGGTCGCTACACAGTGACGGTCACCGCGCATGAAAAGGGCAGCGGGAAGCTGCTCAGCAGAAAGAGCAAGGAGTTTGAAATCTCCCTGCACACGAGCTGCATAGCGGATCACAACACGCTCGAATATCCGGGCGCACAGCCGTATTACAACAACCAGACCATCGTCTTTACGGGCGAGGGCTACAGCGCGAATGAACTTGACAAGTTCGAGGCAGATGCGCGACGCTTTGTCGATTACTTCCGCTCCCTGCCGCTCTACAAAGAGGCAGATCAGTACTTTAACTACTACACGGTGCAGGCGGTGTCGGAGGGCACTCACATCGGCAAGGAGCCGAGCAACACTTACTACCACGTGAGCCGCAGCGACGAGGGCAAGCTCGTGCAGACCGAAGCGGGCACGCGCGCGGCCATGTACATGGCAAACAACGGTGTGACTTCGTTCTACAAGGCTGCCGTTGTGCTTGTGAACGGCGTCTACGATGTGGTGGGGACCACGGTGACGAACAAGCGTTTCATTGTCTATGCGCCGGTCGATGAGAAGGGCATGCGCTTTGCGGCAATGGAACTTCTCAATTACCTCGCGGGCAAGCCGGAGGGCGTGCGCGCCGTGACCGCGGAAGAAAAGGCCGTGCAGAGAACGGAATTCCTCTCGGCACTCTACCGCCAGTGGGAAGAGTACGACTACGCGCCGATCCTGAGCCGGGCCTATGAAGAAGAGTTCAAGGCGACGGGAGAGCCGGTGGATTTAAGCGCCCACTTCCACACCTATGTACACGGCAAGGAAGTCAAGGTGCCCTACCGCATCCGCTACTACGAGGATAAGAACGGCGAACGCGGTGCGGAGCTTACCGGCGCGCCGAAGGAGCCGGGTACTTACCGTGCTTTTGCGGAGTTGGTACTCGATGAAGGCAAGGATACCTGCGAGGCAGAGCTCGACGGAGAGAAGTTCAGCCTGCCGCTTGCGCGCTACGAGACGCAGTTTACAATACGCGCCTAA
- a CDS encoding FMN-binding protein yields MSLVLCLAVTGLCFSLLEKQIRRRPVFFYLFFVLLSLLSLFLPHKFLTPPVAYVVNRLLKRGVLAGSMFLWVMYAIVLPQKSRLQRVMMTLRAQIAIGASILTLAHNIAYGQRYFVLLFTNAGKLKSYELIAACFSLVMILLLLPLTVTSFQVVRRKMNAKRWKQLQRLSYLFYGLLYLHIAFIYSNGLRQGKTEYLVQFALYTLLYGVYLMLRLTKAFLKKPLPSAPDYEAKRAARRRKVLCLHGGISLLMLLVLLFAFRTVQAGKQGSADTAQAQSTSAAESANSASSASESASKAEDTGAAPACGNGIAAAVPDGEYEGKGVGYNGNIKVKVSVACGKITAIEILKTDDDEEYFYDAKKQVVNAILEQQTTEVDAASGATSSSEGIMKAVENALKQKTN; encoded by the coding sequence ATGAGTTTAGTGCTTTGCCTGGCCGTCACCGGCCTCTGCTTCTCCCTTTTGGAGAAGCAGATCCGGCGGCGGCCGGTTTTTTTCTATCTGTTCTTTGTATTGCTCTCGCTGCTCAGTCTTTTTCTACCGCACAAGTTCCTGACACCGCCCGTCGCCTACGTGGTAAACCGCCTCTTAAAGCGCGGCGTACTCGCCGGCAGTATGTTCCTCTGGGTCATGTATGCGATTGTGCTGCCGCAAAAGAGCCGTCTGCAGCGCGTCATGATGACGCTCCGCGCGCAGATTGCGATCGGCGCCTCAATTCTGACCCTCGCGCACAATATTGCCTACGGACAGCGCTACTTTGTGCTGCTCTTTACGAATGCGGGGAAGCTGAAAAGCTACGAGCTGATTGCGGCCTGCTTCTCGCTCGTGATGATACTCCTTCTTCTGCCGCTCACCGTGACCTCCTTCCAAGTCGTGCGGCGTAAGATGAACGCAAAGCGCTGGAAACAGCTGCAGCGTCTCTCCTATCTCTTCTACGGCCTCCTCTACCTGCACATCGCCTTTATCTACAGCAACGGGCTCCGGCAGGGAAAGACGGAATACCTCGTGCAGTTTGCGCTCTACACCCTGCTCTACGGGGTCTATCTCATGCTGCGACTCACGAAGGCCTTTTTGAAGAAACCGCTCCCGAGCGCCCCCGATTATGAGGCAAAGCGCGCCGCGAGACGGCGCAAAGTCCTTTGCCTGCACGGCGGCATCAGCCTTCTCATGCTCCTCGTCCTTCTCTTTGCCTTCCGCACGGTGCAGGCCGGTAAGCAAGGCAGCGCGGACACGGCGCAGGCGCAAAGCACTTCCGCCGCAGAAAGCGCGAACAGCGCTTCCTCCGCTTCCGAGTCGGCAAGCAAAGCCGAAGACACAGGCGCGGCGCCTGCATGCGGCAACGGCATTGCCGCCGCTGTCCCGGACGGCGAATACGAGGGCAAGGGCGTCGGCTATAACGGCAACATCAAGGTCAAGGTGAGCGTTGCCTGCGGCAAGATTACAGCCATCGAAATCCTGAAGACAGACGACGACGAAGAGTACTTCTACGACGCCAAGAAACAGGTCGTCAACGCCATTTTGGAACAGCAGACCACAGAGGTGGACGCCGCGAGCGGCGCGACCTCCAGTTCCGAAGGTATTATGAAGGCCGTCGAAAACGCCTTGAAACAGAAAACGAATTAA
- a CDS encoding DUF1858 domain-containing protein, producing the protein MDEFELEEGPVSGEDLIGEIANLYPETQEFLMSLGMHCLGCAAAASETLAEACRVHGLSTFKVKRELNRIITENPA; encoded by the coding sequence ATGGACGAGTTTGAATTGGAAGAGGGACCGGTGAGCGGTGAGGATCTGATCGGAGAAATTGCGAATCTCTACCCGGAGACGCAGGAATTTTTGATGAGCCTCGGCATGCACTGCCTGGGCTGTGCGGCTGCCGCTTCGGAGACGCTCGCAGAGGCCTGCCGTGTGCACGGACTCAGCACCTTCAAGGTGAAGCGCGAATTAAATCGCATCATCACGGAGAATCCCGCTTGA
- a CDS encoding anthranilate synthase component I family protein, which produces MKTFPSLDELREYRDSGLYTMAALTTELYADIRTPVEVLRILRARGSHCFLFESAEDKERWGRFSFLGLDPGLTVSCRDGELKIGEKTSRTAHPKKEIRELMRDYRAPRIEGLPPFTGGLVGYFAYDYIKYAEPTLRLAEGGGEGFQDVDLMLFTKLIAFDHYRQKMVLIVNVALDRLEENYADALRALEELRELVHREPPREGTSGRALTPFRSQFTEAEYAALVEKTRRHIYEGDVFQLVLSNRLEAAFEGSLLDTYRALRSLNPSPYLFFLSSPTLEVAGASPETLVKLEGKELHTFPLAGTRPRGKSAAEDAALEQELLADEKELSEHNMLVDLGRNDLGKISRFGTVTVERLREILRFSHVMHIGSAVRGEIREDCDALDAIDAVLPAGTLSGAPKYRAMELIAEMEGEKRGIYGGAIGYLDFNGNLDTCIGIRMAYRLNGKVYVRSGAGLVADSVPEKEYAECRNKAAAVLRAIEEAADDTLN; this is translated from the coding sequence ATGAAAACTTTTCCGAGTCTTGATGAGCTCCGGGAATACCGGGACAGCGGTCTTTACACAATGGCGGCGCTCACAACGGAGCTCTACGCGGACATCAGAACGCCGGTGGAAGTGCTGCGCATTCTGCGCGCACGCGGCTCCCACTGCTTCCTCTTTGAATCCGCGGAGGATAAGGAGCGCTGGGGGCGATTTAGTTTTCTGGGACTCGATCCCGGACTGACCGTCAGTTGCCGAGACGGCGAGCTGAAGATCGGGGAGAAAACAAGTCGCACGGCACACCCGAAGAAAGAGATACGGGAGCTCATGCGGGATTACCGGGCACCGCGCATCGAGGGCTTGCCGCCCTTTACCGGCGGCCTGGTCGGCTACTTTGCCTACGACTACATCAAGTATGCGGAGCCGACCCTGCGCCTTGCGGAAGGCGGCGGAGAAGGCTTTCAGGATGTGGATCTCATGCTCTTTACGAAACTCATCGCCTTTGACCACTACCGGCAGAAGATGGTGCTCATCGTGAACGTAGCGCTGGACCGCCTGGAAGAAAATTACGCGGATGCGCTCCGCGCACTCGAAGAACTGCGGGAGCTGGTGCACCGCGAGCCGCCGCGCGAGGGCACTTCGGGGCGTGCGCTTACTCCCTTCCGGAGCCAGTTTACGGAGGCCGAGTATGCGGCCTTGGTCGAAAAGACACGACGCCACATTTACGAGGGAGATGTGTTTCAGCTGGTGCTGAGTAACCGCCTCGAGGCCGCGTTCGAGGGTTCCCTCCTCGATACCTACCGGGCCCTGCGCAGCCTGAATCCCTCGCCCTATCTCTTCTTCCTGTCGAGCCCGACGCTTGAGGTCGCCGGTGCTTCGCCCGAGACACTTGTGAAGCTCGAGGGCAAGGAACTTCACACCTTCCCGCTCGCCGGTACGAGACCGCGCGGCAAGAGCGCGGCGGAGGATGCGGCCCTGGAACAGGAGCTCCTCGCGGATGAGAAGGAGCTCTCCGAGCACAATATGCTCGTGGACCTCGGGCGAAACGACCTCGGGAAGATAAGCCGCTTCGGGACGGTCACGGTCGAGCGGCTCCGGGAGATACTCCGCTTCTCGCATGTCATGCACATCGGTTCGGCGGTGCGGGGCGAGATTCGCGAGGACTGCGACGCGCTCGATGCAATCGACGCCGTGCTCCCGGCCGGCACCCTCTCCGGCGCGCCGAAGTACCGCGCGATGGAGCTGATCGCTGAGATGGAGGGAGAAAAGCGCGGCATCTACGGCGGCGCAATTGGCTACTTGGATTTTAACGGCAACCTGGACACCTGCATCGGCATACGCATGGCGTATCGCCTGAATGGGAAGGTCTATGTGCGGAGCGGCGCGGGTCTGGTCGCGGACTCGGTGCCGGAAAAGGAATACGCGGAGTGCCGCAATAAGGCTGCGGCGGTGTTGCGGGCAATCGAGGAGGCAGCGGATGATACTCTTAATTGA
- a CDS encoding anthranilate synthase component II translates to MILLIDNYDSFSYNLYQLIGSLAGEMEVVRNDALTVEEIAAKRPEAIILSPGPGRPEDAGVTVEVIQKLGGKIPLLGVCLGEQAMCLALGGKVGYAKALMHGKQSLAKLDTDSILFRGLPEEVAVARYHSLAAVEESLPDELRVTARTADGEIMAVEHKTKAMYGVQFHPESILTPEGTKMVKNFLRAAKVLA, encoded by the coding sequence ATGATACTCTTAATTGACAACTACGACAGCTTTTCCTATAACCTCTACCAGTTGATCGGCAGTCTTGCCGGAGAGATGGAGGTTGTCCGAAATGATGCGCTGACGGTCGAAGAAATTGCGGCAAAGCGCCCGGAGGCCATTATCCTGTCTCCCGGACCGGGGCGTCCGGAGGATGCGGGCGTCACGGTCGAAGTGATTCAAAAGCTGGGCGGCAAGATTCCGCTCCTCGGTGTTTGCCTCGGCGAGCAGGCCATGTGCCTTGCGCTCGGCGGCAAGGTAGGCTACGCGAAGGCGCTGATGCACGGGAAACAGTCGCTTGCGAAACTGGACACCGACAGCATACTCTTTCGCGGACTGCCGGAGGAAGTCGCGGTGGCGCGCTACCACAGTCTTGCGGCTGTGGAAGAGAGCCTGCCCGATGAGCTCCGCGTGACGGCGCGGACGGCGGACGGCGAGATTATGGCGGTAGAACACAAAACGAAAGCGATGTATGGCGTGCAGTTTCATCCGGAGTCCATACTCACACCGGAGGGGACAAAGATGGTCAAAAATTTCCTGCGGGCGGCCAAGGTCCTCGCTTAA
- the trpD gene encoding anthranilate phosphoribosyltransferase — translation MIKEAIIKIVNKEDLSYDEAYAVMNEVMSGESSQVQNAAFLAAMSTKSAKAETTDEISGCAAAMRAHATKVEYDKPTLEIVGTGGDGSKTFNISSISALVAAAGGIKVAKHGNRAASSDCGSADFLEASGININQSPELCKKLLDEVNICFLFAQHYHSSMKYVGAIRRELGFRTVFNILGPLTNPASPENFVLGVYDEYLVWPIANVLKKLGVKRALVVYGQDKMDEISASAPSTVCELRDGSFHSAIIKPEDFGLLRGKKEELIGGNPEENAKIAREILSGEERGTRRTAVLLNAGAALYIGGKAESLQEGVKLAGQLIDEGKVLKTYENYIRLSNEAAE, via the coding sequence ATGATTAAGGAAGCAATCATTAAAATCGTAAACAAAGAGGACTTAAGCTACGACGAAGCGTATGCGGTCATGAACGAGGTGATGAGCGGCGAGAGCTCGCAGGTGCAGAACGCAGCTTTTTTGGCGGCCATGTCCACGAAGAGCGCCAAGGCGGAGACCACGGATGAGATTTCCGGCTGTGCCGCTGCGATGCGCGCGCATGCGACCAAGGTGGAATACGACAAGCCGACGCTTGAAATCGTGGGGACAGGCGGAGACGGCTCAAAGACCTTTAACATTTCTTCGATTTCCGCGCTGGTCGCGGCGGCGGGCGGCATCAAAGTCGCGAAGCACGGAAACCGCGCGGCATCCTCGGACTGCGGTTCGGCGGACTTCCTCGAGGCCTCCGGCATCAACATTAACCAGAGTCCGGAACTCTGCAAGAAGCTACTCGACGAGGTGAATATCTGCTTCCTCTTCGCGCAGCACTACCACAGCTCGATGAAGTATGTCGGTGCGATTCGCCGCGAACTCGGCTTCCGCACGGTCTTTAATATTCTCGGGCCGCTCACGAACCCGGCTTCGCCGGAAAACTTTGTGCTCGGTGTCTACGACGAGTACCTTGTGTGGCCGATTGCGAACGTCTTAAAGAAGCTCGGGGTTAAGAGAGCGCTTGTGGTCTACGGTCAGGACAAGATGGATGAGATTTCGGCGAGCGCACCGAGCACCGTGTGCGAGCTCCGCGACGGCAGCTTTCACTCGGCCATCATTAAACCCGAGGACTTCGGCTTACTGCGCGGCAAGAAGGAAGAGCTCATCGGCGGCAATCCGGAGGAGAATGCAAAGATTGCGCGGGAAATCCTCTCGGGTGAGGAGCGCGGAACCCGCCGCACGGCGGTGCTCTTAAATGCGGGCGCGGCGCTCTACATCGGCGGCAAGGCGGAGAGCTTACAGGAGGGTGTGAAGCTCGCGGGACAATTGATCGACGAAGGCAAGGTGCTTAAGACCTACGAGAACTACATTCGCTTGTCGAACGAGGCGGCGGAATGA
- the trpC gene encoding indole-3-glycerol phosphate synthase TrpC: MTGNILDALAAHALERVEEKKRRFPLAELKRRLEEREALSGFPFEAALREPGLSVIAEVKKASPSKGVIAEEFPYAEIAKAYEAAGAACISVLTEPKWFLGDDRYLREIAASVSLPCIRKDFTVDPYLIYEARELGASAVLFICALLSRSELEEYLGIAEELGLTALVEAHNEDEVGLAAEVGARVIGVNNRDLKSFSVDMNNSKRLRAAAPENCLFVAESGVSGPADTAALRGSRVDAILVGEALMRAENKAELLKALRAAYAEG; the protein is encoded by the coding sequence ATGACGGGCAATATTTTAGATGCGCTCGCGGCACACGCCCTGGAGCGGGTGGAAGAAAAGAAGCGGCGTTTTCCGCTCGCGGAACTGAAGCGTCGGCTGGAAGAAAGAGAAGCGCTCAGCGGCTTTCCCTTTGAAGCGGCGCTTCGGGAACCGGGACTTTCGGTGATCGCGGAGGTCAAGAAGGCCTCCCCTTCAAAGGGCGTGATTGCCGAAGAGTTTCCCTATGCGGAGATTGCGAAGGCCTATGAGGCGGCCGGCGCGGCCTGCATCTCGGTGCTGACCGAGCCTAAGTGGTTCCTCGGGGATGACCGCTATCTCCGCGAGATTGCGGCTTCGGTTTCCCTCCCCTGTATTCGCAAGGATTTTACGGTGGATCCTTATTTGATCTACGAGGCGCGGGAACTCGGTGCCTCGGCGGTGCTATTCATCTGTGCGCTGCTTAGTCGCTCGGAACTGGAAGAGTATCTCGGCATTGCGGAGGAACTCGGGCTTACGGCGCTCGTCGAAGCGCATAACGAGGATGAGGTGGGGCTTGCGGCGGAAGTCGGTGCGCGCGTAATCGGCGTCAACAACCGCGATTTAAAGTCCTTTTCGGTGGATATGAATAACAGCAAGAGACTCCGCGCCGCGGCGCCGGAAAACTGCCTCTTTGTCGCGGAGAGCGGGGTAAGCGGCCCCGCGGACACGGCGGCGCTTCGGGGAAGTCGGGTGGATGCGATTCTGGTCGGCGAAGCGCTGATGCGCGCGGAGAACAAGGCGGAATTATTAAAGGCGCTCCGCGCAGCTTATGCGGAGGGCTGA
- a CDS encoding phosphoribosylanthranilate isomerase gives MAGTKIKLCGLRREADIRVANELLPDYIGFVFAVGARRAVTPETARELRGALDSRIRAVGVFVDQSPEEIAEIAALVPLDCIQLHGDESGESLERVRALSGKPVWRAFQVTGPEVLARAKESRADLLLLDSGKGSGERFAWELLAGFARPYMLAGGLDCEHVATAIKTLAPFGVDVSSALETEGQKDPEKMRAFAEAVRRADRETER, from the coding sequence ATGGCCGGAACGAAAATAAAGCTCTGCGGCCTGCGGAGAGAGGCGGATATCCGGGTTGCGAACGAACTCCTTCCGGACTACATCGGCTTTGTCTTTGCGGTAGGCGCAAGAAGGGCTGTCACGCCGGAGACCGCGAGAGAACTGCGGGGCGCACTCGATTCCCGCATCAGAGCGGTCGGCGTGTTTGTGGATCAAAGCCCGGAAGAGATTGCGGAGATTGCGGCGCTGGTGCCGCTGGATTGTATTCAGTTGCACGGCGATGAGAGCGGGGAAAGTTTGGAGCGGGTGAGAGCTTTGAGCGGAAAACCCGTGTGGCGGGCTTTTCAGGTCACGGGGCCCGAAGTATTGGCGCGGGCCAAGGAGAGCCGGGCGGACCTTCTGCTCCTTGACAGCGGGAAGGGGAGCGGTGAGCGCTTTGCCTGGGAATTACTCGCAGGCTTTGCCCGTCCTTACATGCTGGCGGGAGGTCTGGATTGTGAACATGTCGCTACGGCGATCAAAACGCTGGCACCGTTCGGGGTCGATGTGAGTTCGGCCCTCGAGACAGAGGGGCAAAAAGACCCCGAGAAAATGAGAGCATTTGCGGAAGCGGTCCGGAGAGCGGACCGAGAAACAGAGAGGTGA
- the trpB gene encoding tryptophan synthase subunit beta produces the protein MAHETERAGNFGVHGGQYIPEILMNAVQELEAAYKRYKDDPEFKRELSELLNEYAGRPSRLYYARHMSEDLGGAKIYLKREDLNHTGAHKINNALGQALLAKYMGKKRLIAETGAGQHGVATATVAALLNMECVVYMGEEDTVRQALNVYRMRLLGAEVVPVKSGTRTLKDAVSEAMRAWTMRIEDTHYCLGSSVGPHPFPTIVRDFQAVISEEIKADILKKEGRLPDAVIACVGGGSNAIGSFYHFIDDKEVRLIGCEAAGRGIQTKETAATLNVGSVGIFHGMKSYFCQDKYGQIAPVYSISAGLDYPGVGPEHSYLHDVKRAEYVAITDDEAVDAFEYLSRTEGIIPAIESSHAVAYAKKLAPTMDKNQIIVVTLSGRGDKDVAAIARYRGEDLHE, from the coding sequence ATGGCACATGAGACAGAGAGAGCCGGGAACTTCGGTGTTCACGGCGGACAGTACATACCCGAGATTTTGATGAATGCGGTGCAGGAGCTGGAGGCCGCTTACAAGCGTTATAAGGATGACCCGGAATTTAAGCGCGAGCTCAGCGAACTTCTGAACGAGTATGCGGGAAGACCGAGCCGCCTCTACTATGCGCGCCATATGAGCGAAGACCTCGGCGGCGCAAAGATCTATTTAAAGAGAGAGGACCTCAATCACACCGGCGCACATAAGATCAACAATGCGCTCGGCCAGGCCCTGCTCGCTAAGTACATGGGCAAGAAGCGCCTCATTGCGGAGACCGGTGCGGGGCAGCACGGTGTGGCGACCGCGACGGTCGCGGCGCTCTTAAATATGGAATGTGTCGTTTACATGGGCGAGGAGGACACGGTGCGCCAGGCGCTCAATGTGTACCGCATGCGTCTGCTCGGCGCGGAAGTTGTTCCGGTGAAGAGCGGAACCCGTACTTTAAAGGACGCGGTCTCGGAGGCCATGCGCGCATGGACCATGCGTATCGAGGACACGCACTACTGCCTCGGCTCCAGTGTGGGTCCCCACCCCTTCCCGACCATAGTCCGTGACTTCCAGGCCGTCATCTCCGAGGAAATTAAGGCGGATATTCTGAAGAAGGAAGGCAGACTTCCGGATGCCGTCATCGCCTGCGTGGGCGGCGGCAGCAACGCAATCGGTTCCTTCTATCATTTTATTGACGACAAAGAGGTGCGCTTAATCGGCTGCGAGGCGGCGGGCAGAGGCATTCAGACCAAGGAGACCGCGGCGACCCTGAATGTGGGCTCGGTCGGCATTTTCCACGGCATGAAGTCCTATTTCTGCCAGGACAAGTACGGTCAGATTGCGCCGGTCTACTCGATCTCGGCGGGACTCGACTATCCTGGTGTGGGACCGGAGCACTCCTATCTCCACGATGTGAAGCGCGCCGAGTATGTGGCAATTACGGACGATGAGGCGGTGGATGCGTTCGAGTATCTCTCCCGCACCGAGGGTATTATTCCGGCCATCGAGAGTTCGCATGCGGTCGCATATGCGAAGAAACTCGCGCCGACCATGGACAAAAATCAGATTATTGTGGTCACGCTTTCGGGGCGCGGCGACAAGGACGTTGCGGCAATTGCGCGCTACAGAGGGGAGGATCTCCATGAGTAA
- the trpA gene encoding tryptophan synthase subunit alpha has translation MSNIRKAFENGKAFIPFITCGDPDLESTKRNVRAAVAAGADLIELGIPFSDPTAEGPVIQAANLRALSGGVTTDSVFQMVRELRTELTTPLVFMTYANVVFSYGIEKFASKAEEVGIDGIIIPDVPFEESTEFAPSFESRGIDYISMIAPTSKARIREIAAQAKGFLYVVSSLGVTGERREIETDLQSMLAEVRAANPELPAAIGFGISTPEQAKSMGAIADGVIVGSAIMRIIGEKGQQADKALGQYVREMKSAANTFF, from the coding sequence ATGAGTAACATTCGTAAGGCATTTGAAAACGGCAAGGCATTCATTCCTTTTATTACCTGCGGCGACCCGGATCTCGAGAGTACCAAGCGGAATGTGCGGGCTGCGGTCGCGGCCGGTGCGGACCTCATTGAGCTCGGCATTCCCTTTTCCGATCCGACCGCGGAGGGCCCCGTGATTCAGGCGGCGAATCTGCGTGCGCTCTCGGGCGGTGTCACGACGGACAGTGTTTTTCAAATGGTGCGCGAACTCAGAACGGAACTCACGACACCGCTGGTCTTTATGACCTATGCAAATGTTGTCTTTTCTTACGGGATTGAAAAGTTTGCGTCGAAGGCCGAGGAGGTCGGTATTGACGGCATCATCATTCCGGATGTTCCGTTCGAGGAGAGTACCGAATTTGCGCCGAGTTTTGAAAGCAGAGGTATTGACTATATCTCCATGATTGCGCCGACTTCCAAGGCGCGCATCCGGGAAATTGCGGCGCAGGCAAAGGGCTTTCTCTATGTGGTCTCTTCGCTCGGCGTGACCGGAGAGCGGCGGGAAATCGAGACAGACTTACAGTCCATGCTTGCGGAGGTGCGCGCGGCAAACCCGGAACTCCCGGCGGCCATCGGCTTCGGCATCTCGACACCGGAGCAGGCAAAGAGCATGGGGGCCATTGCGGACGGCGTGATTGTGGGCTCTGCGATTATGCGCATCATCGGCGAAAAAGGACAGCAGGCGGATAAGGCACTCGGGCAGTATGTGCGCGAGATGAAAAGCGCCGCAAATACTTTCTTTTAA